One genomic window of Haliotis asinina isolate JCU_RB_2024 chromosome 4, JCU_Hal_asi_v2, whole genome shotgun sequence includes the following:
- the LOC137280735 gene encoding uncharacterized protein, whose product MCRNRVTSLLKQAKQLHIRQKVTESKGDSKQLFSIVNSLTDTKGSSTTSRSEQETFERAEALCDFFIEKLYLSIKPASLCTGVSRLERCITEIQEWMLCYSLKLNGDKTDFIVIGTKQQLSKLPSINLEVNKVTIEPSAQVKNLGVIFDHLTSSKKQSLNIARSANYHLANIGRICKYIDSDTTKTLINSFVTSRLDYCNALLSGTTVVSNLQRIQNKAARVISLTKPTDHITPVIKQLHWLPVQQRIIFKQLLSTLHSLSRPLPAI is encoded by the exons ATGTGTCGTAACAGGGTGACGTCATTGTTGAAACAAGCCAAACAACTGCATATCCGACAGAAGGTTACGGAGAGCAAGGGTGATTCCAAACAACTGTTTTCCATTGTAAACAGTCTTACTGACACCAAAGGTAGCTCGACAACCAGCAGATCAGAACAAGAGACCTTTGAACGTGCTGAAGCACTCTGTGATTTCTTCATTGAGAAA CTCTACCTCTCCATAAAACCAGCCAGCCTCTGCACCGGTGTATCCAGACTGGAACGTTGTATCACAGAGATACAGGAATGGATGCTGTGTTACTCACTCAAGCTGAATGGTGACAAGACAGATTTCATTGTGATTGGGACTAAACAGCAGCTGTCCAAACTACCATCCATCAACTTAGAGGTCAACAAAGTCACGATAGAACCGTCTGCCCAAGTCAAGAACCTTGGTGTTATCTTCGACCATCTTACGTCCAGCAAGAAGCAATCTCTCAACATCGCCCGCTCAGCAAACTATCACCTCGCCAACATAGGAAGAATCTGTAAATACATTGACTCTGATACAACAAAAACTCTCATCAACTCCTTTGTTACTTCTCGATTGGACTATTGCAATGCCCTGTTATCCGGTACTACTGTCGTCTCCAATCTCCAGCGCATTCAGAACAAGGCCgccagagttatctccctcacCAAACCAACTGATCATATCACTCCAGTTATCAAACAGCTCCACTGGCTTCCGGTTCAGCAAAGGATTATCTTCAAGCAGCTCTTGAGTACTCTGCACTCTTTGTCCAGACCTCTCCCCGCAATCTGA
- the LOC137282198 gene encoding sulfotransferase 1 family member D1-like: MASPAETRKFEQFAYEITDVDGVPHMALIAEKLKTMKHRQLRQDDILLCTFPKSGTHWAWEILNMIVAGKAEYTKHWQNSAWLEYRTEEELEALTSPRVLHTHLLPRQLPESVWKLGCKIVFVQRNPKDCAVSCFSQVISQVWKDEEGMETVCFTGSWDDYLSCYQDGYIPYGLIFDYIRDWWKTAEQYNICQVHYKDMKQDCVNEIRRMAEYLDRPLPEKTYVEIAEACSFSNLKHANEKLKDQTYHFQWEPGTSGYFRKGKTGDWKNFFTVAQSEKFEKIYEARLNEPFPY, translated from the exons ATGGCGAGCCCAGCAGAAACAAGAAAGTTTGAACAGTTTGCTTACGAGATAACAGATGTGGACGGAGTTCCTCACATGGCTTTGATTGCAGAGAagttaaaaacaatgaaacatcgTCAGCTCCGGCAAGATGATATTTTACTGTGTACATTCCCTAAGTCAG GTACTCACTGGGCCTGGGAGATCCTCAACATGATCGTGGCAGGCAAGGCTGAATACACCAAACACTGGCAGAACTCAGCCTGGTTGGAATACAGGACGGAGGAAGAACTGGAGGCTCTTACCTCACCAAGGGTCCTCCACACTCATTTATTGCCACG GCAGCTGCCCGAGTCGGTGTGGAAGCTTGGGTGTAAGATAGTGTTCGTCCAGAGGAACCCCAAAGACTGCGCAGTGTCCTGCTTTAGTCAAGTGATCAGCCAGGTCTGGAAAGACGAAGAAGGCATGGAGACGGTCTGCTTTACAGGATCATGGGACGACTACCTTTCCTGTTATCAGGATGGATACA TTCCCTATGGGTTGATATTTGATTACATTCGTGATTGGTGGAAAACTgctgaacaatacaatatatgtcAAGTCCATTATAAGGATATGAAACAG GATTGTGTGAACGAGATAAGAAGAATGGCTGAATATCTTGACCGCCCTCTGCCTGAGAAGACGTATGTGGAAATAGCAGAGGCGTGTTCCTTCAGCAACCTGAAACACGCCAACGAGAAGCTCAAGGATCAGACTTACCACTTCCAGTGGGAACCTGGGACTAGTGGATACTTTAGAAAAG GAAAGACTGGTGATTGGAAAAACTTTTTTACTGTTGCCCAAAGCGAGAAGTTCGAAAAAATATATGAAGCAAGGCTGAACGAACCGTTCCCATACTGA